The Vicia villosa cultivar HV-30 ecotype Madison, WI linkage group LG1, Vvil1.0, whole genome shotgun sequence genome includes a region encoding these proteins:
- the LOC131650704 gene encoding uncharacterized protein LOC131650704, with protein sequence MVASKEKNQIALLLPNWKRYKSGFLKADDNMKLHIKEQLRTNGYPGITDMKPPSQPVMTKGAPKKLKPTPNDNSTTWAPSYCEHVYKLFPGSPTPKSLKSQTSSNKGAHISKPPPTPILSKIPIIKEMPIPQKIPFIEEMPIFIHKYIERIVSVTGDCNCSYQAVLALLGNGEDGHALVRHQLIQELKTHKDSYSRSYGEEAKFEAVNGALVPWLDAYVLVSKWTRFPEMRHLIACPYDRVCIDLTCYGCPIPPTSLKWALHHSEDAETWPNLFIDRMHEFEKLNDIEKETNKEKSKLEPLIDLADDSSFDVFCSFKV encoded by the exons atggttgcatcGAAGGAGAAAAATCAAATAGCTCTATTACTTCCAAATTGGAAGCGATACAAGAGTGGTTTTTTGAAGGCCGATGATAACAtgaaactccacatcaaagaACAATTGCGGACGAATGGGTATCCCGGAATAACCGACATGAAACCACCTTCTCAACCAGTTATGACAAAGGGTGCTCCAAAGAAATTAAAGCCTACACCGAATGACAACTCGACTACATGGGCTCCTTCGTATTGTGAACACGTCTATAAACTTTTTCCCGGCTCACCGACGCCTAAATCTCTAAAatctcaaacaagttcaaacaaaggAGCTCACATAAGCAAACCGCCTCCGACACCTATTTTATCAAAAATTCCAATCATCAAAGAGATGCCTATTCCACAGAAAATTCCATTCATCGAAGAGATGCCGATTTTTATACACAAATACATCGAGCGGATCGTCAGCGTTACGGGGGATTGTAATTGCAGTTACCAGGCCGTCTTGGCGTTGCTTGGTAATGGAGAGGATGGCCATGCGCTTGTCCGTCATCAACTTATCCAAGAGTTGAAGACGCATAAAGACTCATACTCACGATCATATGGAGAGGAAGCTAAATTTGAAGCGGTTAATGGAGCTCTTGTTCCTTGGTTGGACGCTTACGTACTGGTGTCAAAATGGACGAGATTCCCGGAAATGAGACATCTTATTGCATGCCCGTACGATAGGGTGTGCATTGACTTGACGTGTTATG GATGCCCCATACCACCTACGTCACTGAAATGGGCGCTGCATCATTCCGAAGATGCCGAGACGTGGCCGAATCTTTTTATTGATAGGATGCACGAATTCGAAAAATTGAACGACATCGAGAAGGAAACGAATaaggaaaagtcaaaattggaaccaCTAATAGATTTAGCTGACGATAGTTCTTTTGATGTGTTTTGTAGTTTCAAAGTATAA